The following proteins are co-located in the Streptomyces sp. Ag109_O5-10 genome:
- a CDS encoding cold-shock protein, with protein MATGTVKWFNADKGYGFITQDDGGPDLFVHYASIQTDGFKVLAEGARVEYGVIEGRRGPEANRVVTIG; from the coding sequence ATGGCGACAGGCACTGTGAAGTGGTTCAACGCGGACAAGGGCTACGGCTTCATCACGCAGGACGACGGGGGCCCGGACCTGTTCGTGCACTACGCCTCGATCCAGACCGACGGTTTCAAGGTGCTGGCTGAGGGGGCCAGGGTCGAGTACGGCGTCATCGAGGGGCGCAGGGGGCCGGAGGCGAACCGGGTCGTCACGATCGGTTAG